The Cytobacillus sp. IB215665 genome contains a region encoding:
- a CDS encoding YutD family protein, translating into MICINNHCFELVENIKDGFKEEDFRARYSDILNKYDYIVGDWGYNQLRLRGFFEDQNQKATFDTKISSISEYLFEYCNFGCAYFVLRKVKNKKK; encoded by the coding sequence ATGATTTGTATTAATAACCATTGTTTTGAATTAGTCGAAAATATAAAAGATGGATTTAAAGAAGAGGATTTCCGAGCAAGATATTCAGATATTTTAAATAAGTATGACTACATAGTAGGGGATTGGGGCTATAATCAATTAAGGTTACGAGGCTTTTTTGAAGATCAAAATCAAAAAGCGACATTTGATACAAAGATTAGTTCAATTTCAGAGTATTTATTTGAATATTGTAATTTTGGCTGTGCGTATTTTGTATTGAGAAAAGTAAAGAATAAAAAAAAGTAA
- a CDS encoding NAD(P)/FAD-dependent oxidoreductase — MKNLVILGGGYGGMRILHRLLPNELPNDVQVTLVDRIPYHCLKTEYYALAAGTISDTHVRVSFPEHDRLNLLYGEVTNINLEDKTVEFQDREPLSYDDLIIGLGCEDKYHGVPGAQEYTYSIQTIDNSRDTYQKLNNLPAGSTVSIVGAGLSGVELASELHESRVDLNIKLFDRGKHILSMFPERLSKYVESWFLEHNIELINNACITKVEENVLYNHDEGIASDAIVWTAGIQPNKVVQALPAEKDAQGRVVLTNQHNIPENENVYVVGDCASLPHAPSAQLAEGQAEQIVQVLLKRWNNEEPPSEFPPIKLKGVLGSLGKKHGFGLLADRPLMGRVPRLLKSGILWMYKNHRG; from the coding sequence ATGAAAAACCTTGTCATTCTTGGTGGCGGATACGGTGGTATGCGTATCCTTCATCGCCTTTTACCCAACGAACTACCAAATGATGTCCAAGTTACTCTAGTTGATCGCATTCCATATCATTGCTTAAAAACCGAATACTATGCTCTGGCAGCCGGTACCATTTCAGATACGCATGTGCGAGTATCTTTTCCTGAGCATGATCGGTTAAACCTCTTATATGGAGAAGTTACGAACATTAATTTGGAAGATAAAACAGTTGAATTTCAAGATCGAGAACCGTTATCTTATGATGATTTAATCATTGGTTTAGGCTGTGAAGACAAATATCATGGCGTTCCTGGAGCGCAAGAATATACGTACAGTATTCAAACAATTGATAATTCAAGAGACACTTACCAAAAGCTGAATAACTTACCAGCAGGTTCCACTGTCTCTATTGTAGGTGCAGGACTAAGCGGCGTAGAGTTAGCGAGTGAATTACATGAAAGCCGTGTTGATTTAAACATCAAACTATTCGACCGTGGAAAACACATTTTATCAATGTTCCCTGAACGTTTAAGTAAGTATGTTGAGTCATGGTTTTTAGAACATAACATAGAGTTAATTAATAATGCTTGTATTACGAAAGTAGAAGAAAATGTCTTATATAATCATGATGAGGGCATCGCAAGTGATGCAATTGTTTGGACAGCAGGCATTCAGCCAAATAAAGTCGTTCAAGCTTTACCTGCCGAAAAAGATGCACAAGGACGTGTAGTATTAACGAACCAGCATAACATTCCTGAAAATGAAAATGTCTATGTAGTTGGTGATTGTGCCAGCCTGCCACACGCACCTAGTGCACAACTCGCTGAAGGGCAAGCTGAACAAATCGTTCAAGTGCTACTTAAGCGCTGGAATAATGAAGAACCACCAAGTGAATTCCCACCAATTAAATTAAAGGGTGTTCTAGGTTCTTTAGGTAAAAAACATGGTTTCGGTTTACTTGCAGATAGACCTCTTATGGGAAGAGTTCCTCGCCTATTAAAATCAGGAATTCTGTGGATGTATAAAAATCACAGGGGTTAA
- a CDS encoding homoserine dehydrogenase: MVQSISVGLLGLGTVGSGVVKIIENHQDRLMHQVGCPVKIKKIVVKDVNKDRDVKIDASVLTTNVDDVINDPDIDVIIEVMGGVDETRSHILDALRNKKNIVTANKDLMALYGSELLTVAAQNGCDIFYEASVAGGIPILRSLVDGLASDRITKMMGIVNGTTNFILTKMNKFGSPYDEVLAEAQQLGYAEADPTADVEGLDAARKMAILATLGFSMNIDLEDVSVKGITDITEEDLQYSKQLGYTMKLVGLANRSGDRVEVSVQPTLLPESHPLSSVNDEYNAVYVYGEAVGETMFYGPGAGSLPTATAVVSDLVGVMKNMRLGINGNSFITPQYDKQLKAASEILSKYFLRIHVKDQVGAFAKITGLFTARDVSFEKILQLPLKESDLAEIVLVTHHASLQDYEQILQQLRDLDVIYEVKSSYRIEGESV, from the coding sequence ATGGTACAGTCAATTTCAGTTGGCCTATTAGGTCTAGGAACAGTAGGCTCCGGTGTTGTGAAAATTATTGAAAACCATCAAGACCGTCTTATGCATCAGGTCGGCTGTCCGGTGAAAATTAAGAAAATTGTTGTAAAAGATGTTAATAAAGATAGGGATGTTAAGATAGATGCATCTGTGCTTACGACGAATGTTGATGATGTGATTAATGATCCTGACATCGACGTTATCATCGAAGTAATGGGTGGAGTAGATGAAACCCGTTCACATATTTTAGATGCGCTTAGAAATAAAAAAAATATTGTTACAGCAAATAAAGACCTTATGGCGTTATATGGCTCAGAGTTGTTGACAGTTGCTGCGCAAAACGGTTGTGATATTTTCTATGAAGCGAGTGTCGCTGGTGGAATTCCAATTTTACGAAGCTTAGTAGACGGTCTTGCTTCAGATCGAATAACTAAAATGATGGGAATTGTAAATGGGACAACGAATTTTATTTTAACGAAAATGAATAAATTTGGTAGCCCTTATGATGAGGTGCTAGCAGAAGCACAACAATTGGGATATGCCGAAGCAGATCCAACTGCAGATGTTGAAGGCTTAGATGCCGCTAGGAAAATGGCAATATTAGCTACCCTCGGCTTTTCGATGAATATTGATTTAGAAGACGTTTCAGTGAAAGGTATCACAGATATTACGGAAGAGGACCTTCAATATAGTAAGCAATTAGGATATACAATGAAGCTTGTTGGTTTGGCGAATAGAAGTGGTGATCGAGTTGAAGTTAGTGTCCAGCCGACTCTACTTCCGGAGTCGCACCCGTTATCATCAGTAAATGACGAGTACAATGCCGTATATGTTTATGGAGAAGCAGTAGGAGAAACAATGTTTTATGGCCCAGGGGCTGGTAGCTTACCAACAGCTACTGCAGTAGTTTCAGATTTGGTTGGAGTAATGAAAAACATGAGACTTGGTATTAATGGTAATAGCTTTATTACTCCACAATATGATAAGCAACTTAAAGCGGCTTCAGAAATTCTTTCAAAGTACTTTTTACGTATACATGTGAAGGATCAAGTTGGAGCTTTTGCGAAAATAACTGGTCTATTTACAGCAAGAGATGTAAGCTTTGAAAAAATATTACAGTTACCTTTAAAAGAAAGTGATTTAGCAGAAATCGTATTAGTGACACATCACGCTTCATTACAAGATTATGAGCAAATTTTGCAGCAATTACGGGATTTAGATGTTATATATGAAGTGAAAAGTTCATATCGCATAGAGGGAGAGAGTGTATAA
- a CDS encoding metalloregulator ArsR/SmtB family transcription factor, with translation MQNKSSSTRDEILRLLKFKKRLTVIELANELGITEMAVRRHLNTLERDLYIQSTLVRQAIGRPIHVYQLSAKGEELFPRNYKSVTLEFLEDIHKMGGQEMIHQLFQNRLERLTKRYDARLNNKTFEEKINELASIQNENGYMAEIEQKDDDVFYINEFNCPISEVAEHYEQACACELQLFKDVLKTDVTACSCLAKGDDYCRYEVKKPSENIKK, from the coding sequence ATGCAAAATAAATCCTCTTCAACACGTGATGAAATTTTAAGGTTGCTTAAATTTAAAAAGCGACTGACTGTTATTGAACTTGCTAATGAGCTTGGAATAACAGAAATGGCTGTTAGAAGACACTTAAATACATTAGAAAGAGATTTATATATACAATCTACACTTGTACGTCAAGCGATTGGTAGACCTATACATGTCTATCAATTATCAGCTAAAGGTGAAGAACTATTTCCTCGAAATTATAAATCAGTTACCTTAGAATTTTTAGAAGATATTCATAAAATGGGCGGACAAGAAATGATTCATCAACTTTTCCAAAATAGATTAGAACGATTGACGAAAAGATATGATGCTCGATTGAATAATAAAACATTTGAGGAAAAAATTAACGAACTTGCTTCTATTCAAAATGAAAATGGATATATGGCAGAAATTGAACAAAAAGACGATGACGTATTTTACATTAACGAATTTAATTGTCCCATTTCCGAAGTTGCTGAGCACTATGAACAAGCATGTGCTTGTGAATTACAACTATTTAAAGATGTACTTAAAACTGATGTGACTGCATGCTCTTGTTTAGCAAAAGGCGATGATTATTGCCGTTACGAAGTAAAAAAGCCATCAGAAAATATAAAAAAATAA
- a CDS encoding YuzD family protein: MTILQQVEVCVYGTEVLCPSCVNLPSSKETYEWLDAAITRKFPNQPFTISYVDIYAPPSKEDKQSFATRVIEEDMFYPVVVINDTIVGEGNPKLKAVFEEMEKYGYQQG, translated from the coding sequence ATGACTATATTACAACAAGTAGAAGTTTGTGTATACGGTACGGAAGTATTATGTCCTAGTTGTGTAAACTTACCATCTTCGAAAGAAACATATGAATGGTTGGATGCTGCAATAACGAGAAAATTTCCTAATCAGCCATTTACAATATCATATGTTGATATATACGCTCCCCCTTCAAAGGAAGACAAACAGAGCTTCGCTACTAGAGTGATAGAAGAGGATATGTTTTATCCAGTAGTTGTTATTAATGACACTATTGTTGGTGAAGGGAACCCTAAATTAAAAGCTGTATTTGAAGAAATGGAGAAATACGGCTATCAACAAGGATAA
- a CDS encoding TIGR01457 family HAD-type hydrolase produces MLKKYEGYLIDLDGTMYRGKDKIDAASDFVKKLYNNNIPYLFVTNNSSRTPAQVAQKLRDFDIPATEEQVFTTSMATANYISEQKEHASAYVIGEEGIQTALTDQGIELKDNKPDFVVVGIDRSINYEKLALGCLAVRDGATFISTNGDIAIPTERGLLPGNGSLTSVITVSTQVDPIFIGKPEKIIVDQALKVLGVAKENTLMVGDNYDTDILAGMNAGMDTLLVHTGVTTKELLKGYKQQPTHVINTLEEWMEYI; encoded by the coding sequence ATGTTAAAGAAATATGAAGGCTATTTAATTGATTTAGATGGAACGATGTATAGGGGAAAAGATAAAATTGATGCAGCGAGTGATTTTGTAAAAAAATTATATAACAATAATATTCCCTATTTATTTGTAACGAATAATTCTTCTCGAACGCCAGCACAAGTAGCACAAAAGCTTAGAGATTTTGATATACCGGCTACAGAAGAGCAGGTTTTTACGACTAGTATGGCAACGGCTAACTACATATCAGAACAAAAAGAGCATGCCAGTGCATACGTAATAGGAGAGGAAGGAATTCAAACAGCATTAACTGATCAAGGAATCGAATTAAAGGATAACAAACCTGATTTTGTTGTAGTAGGGATTGATCGAAGTATTAATTATGAGAAACTTGCATTAGGTTGTCTTGCAGTAAGAGATGGAGCCACTTTTATTTCAACAAATGGTGATATTGCGATCCCAACTGAGAGAGGGTTATTACCAGGTAATGGTTCACTAACATCTGTTATTACTGTTTCAACTCAAGTTGATCCAATCTTTATAGGTAAACCAGAAAAAATAATTGTAGACCAAGCCCTAAAAGTACTTGGTGTGGCTAAAGAAAATACTTTGATGGTTGGGGATAATTACGATACAGATATTCTAGCAGGTATGAATGCTGGTATGGATACGTTATTAGTTCATACTGGTGTGACGACTAAGGAATTATTAAAAGGGTATAAGCAGCAGCCAACACACGTCATCAATACTTTAGAAGAATGGATGGAATATATTTAA
- the thrB gene encoding homoserine kinase: MNERIVIKVPGSTSNLGPGFDSIGLAVSRYLTLEVQRSTQWFFHSLTDELRAIPTGKDNLIFQVAQKVADIHEKELTPCYVDVTGEIPLARGLGSSAAAIVAGIELANVLCDLHMTNDEKLRFASLYEGHPDNVGPSIYGGLIIGSHRQHETDIIAVHDFDVDIVVVIPGYELKTAEARSVLPSDFAFSKAVEASSISNVLISSLMTKNWTLAGKMMELDLFHQPYRSKLVPDIDEISSCARRYGAFGTALSGAGPTIICFAEKGKGANLQKSLQSSFSQHKIEFLSVDNQGSTVVQTSKEKEEVN; the protein is encoded by the coding sequence ATGAATGAACGGATCGTGATAAAAGTACCAGGCAGTACGTCCAACTTAGGACCAGGGTTTGATTCTATCGGCTTAGCTGTTTCACGCTACTTAACACTTGAAGTACAAAGAAGTACACAATGGTTTTTTCATTCGCTCACAGACGAGTTAAGAGCTATTCCGACGGGTAAAGATAATCTCATATTTCAAGTTGCACAAAAAGTAGCTGATATACATGAAAAAGAGTTAACTCCATGCTATGTAGACGTTACTGGTGAAATTCCACTTGCTAGAGGGCTTGGTAGTAGTGCAGCTGCGATTGTTGCAGGAATCGAACTAGCGAATGTGTTATGTGATTTGCATATGACAAATGATGAAAAGCTTAGGTTTGCTAGTTTATATGAAGGGCACCCTGATAATGTTGGTCCATCCATTTATGGAGGGTTAATTATCGGTAGCCACCGTCAACATGAAACTGACATTATCGCAGTACATGATTTTGATGTCGATATCGTAGTCGTGATACCTGGATATGAATTGAAAACTGCTGAAGCTAGAAGTGTTCTTCCAAGTGATTTTGCATTCTCTAAGGCTGTTGAAGCAAGCTCAATTAGTAATGTGTTAATAAGCTCTTTAATGACTAAAAATTGGACGCTTGCCGGAAAAATGATGGAGCTAGACCTTTTTCATCAGCCATATCGATCAAAGCTCGTTCCTGACATAGACGAAATTAGCTCTTGTGCGAGAAGATACGGTGCCTTTGGTACAGCATTAAGTGGAGCTGGACCAACAATTATTTGTTTTGCTGAAAAAGGTAAAGGTGCAAATCTTCAAAAATCCCTACAAAGCAGCTTTTCTCAACATAAAATAGAATTTCTTTCTGTAGACAATCAAGGGAGCACGGTAGTTCAAACATCGAAAGAAAAGGAAGAAGTGAATTGA
- a CDS encoding YuzB family protein, which produces MKPIIEFCVSNLANGGQQAREKLEKDPNLDIIEYGCLGYCGKCAQSLFALVNGEIVIGKDADELVNNIYQYLEDNPMF; this is translated from the coding sequence ATGAAGCCTATTATTGAATTTTGTGTTAGTAATTTAGCTAATGGTGGTCAACAAGCACGTGAAAAGCTTGAGAAGGATCCAAATTTAGATATCATTGAATATGGATGTTTAGGCTATTGTGGTAAATGTGCCCAATCCTTGTTTGCACTTGTCAACGGAGAGATTGTTATAGGAAAAGATGCTGATGAACTCGTAAATAATATATATCAATATTTAGAGGATAATCCGATGTTTTAA
- a CDS encoding DUF2225 domain-containing protein — MNTIPPFYDYKPTCLLCKKTYTTQKVRSRYTKISLHESDFCPQYKNEAYDPSLYYICVCPHCGFSSSNKFEEAFPPLTIETLKKNICDNWAGKNYCGIRTKKDAIDSYKLAIYSALLKKEKHITIAGMYLRTAWLYRKLTNQKQEKRFMKLALQEYIQSYMTDDFNFTQMSEIRILYMIGELNRRIGNDEQAIRYFSKVLEQQHNTIEYGIISMTRERWYEIRQDRQMVTLD, encoded by the coding sequence ATGAATACGATCCCTCCATTCTATGATTATAAACCTACATGCTTGCTATGTAAAAAAACTTATACTACTCAAAAGGTTAGATCACGTTATACGAAAATTTCCCTTCATGAGTCAGATTTCTGTCCTCAATATAAAAATGAAGCATACGATCCTTCACTTTATTACATTTGTGTTTGCCCTCATTGTGGGTTTTCTAGTTCAAATAAGTTTGAAGAGGCTTTCCCGCCTTTAACGATAGAAACGCTTAAAAAAAATATTTGTGACAATTGGGCAGGTAAAAATTACTGTGGGATTCGGACAAAGAAGGATGCGATTGATAGTTATAAATTAGCAATATATAGTGCATTACTTAAGAAAGAAAAACATATAACAATTGCTGGGATGTATCTTCGTACAGCTTGGTTATATCGTAAATTAACAAACCAAAAACAAGAAAAACGTTTTATGAAGTTAGCACTACAGGAGTATATTCAGTCGTATATGACCGATGACTTTAACTTTACCCAAATGTCTGAAATTCGTATCTTGTATATGATTGGAGAATTAAATCGAAGGATTGGTAATGATGAGCAAGCTATTCGATATTTTTCAAAAGTTCTTGAACAGCAACATAACACGATTGAATACGGCATCATTAGCATGACGAGAGAACGGTGGTATGAAATCCGCCAAGATCGACAAATGGTCACTCTCGATTAG
- a CDS encoding phosphatidylglycerophosphatase A, which translates to MENNKSNQVETSARDLLTQRGVTIDDIADLVYFLQVKYHPDLTKQVCIDNIERVLSKREVQNAILTGIQLDILAEKGLLEEPLLSTITEDEGLYGVDEILALSIVNVYGSIGFTNYGYIDKEKPGILKDLNDKSSGKCHTFLDDIVGAIAAAASSRLAHRYANTE; encoded by the coding sequence ATGGAAAATAATAAAAGCAATCAAGTCGAAACGAGCGCTAGAGATCTATTAACTCAAAGAGGTGTTACAATCGATGATATTGCTGACCTTGTATATTTTCTACAAGTGAAATATCATCCAGATTTAACGAAGCAAGTATGTATAGATAATATTGAACGTGTTTTATCTAAACGCGAAGTACAAAATGCTATATTGACAGGTATTCAATTAGACATTCTTGCAGAAAAAGGCTTACTTGAAGAACCACTTCTTTCAACAATCACTGAAGATGAAGGGTTATATGGGGTTGACGAAATACTCGCTTTATCAATTGTCAATGTATATGGTTCAATCGGGTTTACTAACTATGGATATATTGACAAAGAAAAACCTGGCATACTTAAAGATTTAAATGATAAATCCTCAGGGAAATGTCATACATTTTTAGACGATATCGTAGGAGCGATTGCCGCAGCTGCCTCAAGTCGACTTGCCCACAGATACGCAAACACAGAGTAA
- the yutH gene encoding spore coat putative kinase YutH, with product MNKEQIYEFFGISVNESFSNPGSFLSLRNNRTSYVAVRVDHLEDDEIMELDQFSKYFVQKGDQFTATFVPSKSKLLFALINDQRYALLQYKNYPYRKQVHIAKELAKFHHIGRGFPYSVTRTARIGQWKYLWEKRLDQMEIFWGRKIKAENLNAFDEKFLCSFPYYLGITENAIQFLVDTELDEQPYPVDSATVCHQRFTENTWSHQQLVRFPTDWVFDHPSRDVAEWLRHQYFKAGKFDNRTIPQFIYHYGRSKQLSPFFIRILFARLLFPIHYFDCIEEYYRNYKQENEERNIKALDTILQTTKQYEYFLKEVYDYMSYVNQQGSLKKMEWLYN from the coding sequence ATGAACAAAGAGCAAATATATGAATTTTTTGGAATATCTGTGAATGAGAGCTTTTCAAATCCAGGTAGTTTCTTATCACTTAGAAATAACCGTACGTCCTATGTTGCAGTCCGTGTTGATCACCTTGAAGATGATGAAATAATGGAGCTCGATCAGTTTAGTAAGTATTTTGTTCAAAAAGGAGACCAATTCACTGCAACGTTCGTGCCTTCTAAGAGTAAACTATTGTTTGCCCTTATTAATGACCAAAGGTATGCTTTGTTACAATATAAAAATTATCCGTACAGAAAACAAGTACATATAGCAAAGGAACTTGCCAAATTTCATCATATAGGTCGTGGGTTTCCATATTCAGTAACGAGAACTGCTAGGATTGGACAGTGGAAATACTTATGGGAAAAAAGACTTGATCAAATGGAAATATTCTGGGGGAGAAAAATAAAAGCAGAAAATCTAAATGCTTTTGATGAAAAATTTCTATGCTCATTTCCATACTACCTAGGTATAACAGAAAATGCTATTCAGTTTCTTGTTGATACAGAATTAGATGAACAACCATATCCAGTAGATTCTGCAACAGTATGCCATCAACGGTTTACAGAAAATACATGGTCGCATCAACAGCTAGTAAGGTTTCCTACAGATTGGGTTTTTGATCATCCGTCAAGAGATGTTGCTGAGTGGTTGAGACACCAGTATTTTAAAGCTGGTAAGTTTGACAACCGAACAATTCCTCAATTTATTTATCATTATGGACGTTCCAAGCAACTATCTCCTTTTTTTATTAGAATATTGTTTGCTCGTTTACTATTTCCGATACATTATTTCGATTGTATTGAAGAATATTATCGTAATTATAAACAAGAAAATGAAGAAAGGAATATAAAAGCTTTAGATACGATCTTACAAACAACAAAGCAGTATGAGTATTTTCTTAAAGAAGTGTATGATTACATGTCGTATGTAAACCAGCAAGGATCTTTAAAGAAAATGGAATGGTTATATAATTGA
- a CDS encoding DUF86 domain-containing protein, with amino-acid sequence MYFVDRQKIEATLVFLDDHVQLIESKKTFNGQIEQLALERIVHIMIESVLDVGNLIIDGFIMRDPGSYEDIIDILIDEKVVSKDDGEALKNIIRYRKMVVHDYLHINHKQLIAEVQKNIACIKTFSSSVLNYLANELGPVSAFRSER; translated from the coding sequence ATGTATTTTGTTGATAGACAAAAAATAGAAGCAACATTAGTCTTTTTAGATGATCATGTCCAATTAATTGAAAGTAAAAAAACATTCAATGGGCAAATTGAACAATTGGCATTGGAACGAATAGTACATATTATGATTGAATCGGTGTTAGATGTAGGTAATTTAATCATTGATGGATTCATTATGCGAGACCCAGGAAGTTATGAAGATATAATAGATATATTAATTGATGAAAAAGTCGTTTCCAAAGATGATGGTGAGGCACTTAAAAATATAATTCGTTACCGTAAAATGGTTGTCCATGATTATTTACATATAAACCATAAACAATTAATAGCTGAAGTACAGAAAAACATAGCCTGTATTAAAACATTTTCGTCGTCTGTTCTAAACTATTTAGCTAATGAATTAGGTCCAGTATCAGCTTTTAGAAGTGAACGATAG
- a CDS encoding DUF3055 domain-containing protein, which yields MSERFFLYDETAQTTTRFVSFMGEHQRFDLAIIKSDKYYGKHLVLNLLSNKFAIIGQDDLDEPGFLEGAYQLSEEDAHELRSFLEEIV from the coding sequence ATGAGTGAACGTTTCTTTTTATATGATGAAACTGCACAAACAACAACAAGATTTGTGAGCTTCATGGGAGAGCATCAGCGTTTTGATTTGGCAATTATTAAATCAGATAAATATTACGGTAAGCACCTTGTCTTAAACTTACTAAGTAATAAATTTGCTATTATAGGTCAAGACGATTTGGATGAGCCTGGGTTTCTTGAGGGGGCTTATCAGCTTAGTGAAGAAGACGCACATGAGTTGCGCTCATTTTTAGAAGAGATTGTATAA
- a CDS encoding cytosolic protein, whose protein sequence is MNNNQNESYSDFKNVEAMKNYIVPEQLPEGPYGSPRGQEERVENKSSSWEPSQRYYSAFNYEVKSLHHDIPRKFPGAHPPHDK, encoded by the coding sequence ATGAATAATAATCAGAATGAATCTTACTCAGATTTTAAAAATGTTGAAGCAATGAAAAATTATATAGTCCCAGAACAACTCCCTGAAGGTCCTTATGGCTCACCTCGGGGACAAGAAGAGCGAGTTGAGAATAAAAGCTCCTCATGGGAGCCAAGTCAACGTTATTATAGTGCATTTAACTATGAGGTTAAATCACTACATCATGATATTCCTCGCAAATTTCCTGGTGCACACCCTCCACATGACAAATAA
- the thrC gene encoding threonine synthase: MAWKGLLHHYKEYLPITDNTPLLSLHEGNTPLIRADNLSKELGIDLYVKVEGANPTGSFKDRGMVMAVAKAKEEGSDTVICASTGNTSAAAAAYASRAGMRCIIVIPDGKIAMGKLAQAVMYGAEIFAIEGNFDHALTMVRKLSEIAPVTLVNSVNPYRIEGQKTSAFEICDQLGSAPDVLAIPVGNAGNITAYWKGFKEYNEKHKTGLPQMRGFEAEGSAAIVRGEVINNPETIATAIRIGNPASWDYAVDAAKSSNGKIDEVTDDEILAAYRLLARSEGIFAEPASCASIAGVIKQLESGEMNKGSKVVAVLTGNGLKDPNVAIDSTEIKPVVLPNDEKVVFDHIQGAVHS, translated from the coding sequence ATGGCTTGGAAAGGATTATTACATCATTACAAGGAATATTTGCCAATTACTGACAACACACCATTGCTAAGTTTACATGAAGGTAATACACCATTAATCCGAGCTGACAATCTCTCAAAGGAGTTAGGAATTGACCTATACGTAAAAGTAGAAGGTGCAAATCCAACTGGTTCATTTAAAGATCGAGGGATGGTAATGGCTGTAGCAAAAGCAAAAGAGGAAGGCAGTGACACAGTGATTTGTGCTTCCACTGGAAATACTTCAGCCGCAGCTGCCGCATATGCATCCCGTGCTGGTATGCGATGTATTATAGTTATTCCTGATGGGAAAATTGCGATGGGGAAACTTGCTCAGGCAGTCATGTATGGGGCAGAGATATTTGCAATTGAAGGAAACTTTGACCATGCGCTTACAATGGTTCGTAAGCTTAGTGAAATTGCACCAGTTACGCTTGTGAACTCGGTGAATCCATATAGAATAGAAGGACAAAAAACGTCAGCATTTGAAATATGTGACCAATTAGGTTCTGCCCCTGATGTGCTAGCTATTCCTGTTGGTAACGCAGGAAATATTACTGCATACTGGAAAGGCTTTAAAGAATACAATGAAAAGCATAAGACAGGTTTACCACAAATGAGAGGTTTCGAAGCAGAAGGATCAGCTGCGATTGTAAGAGGTGAAGTAATTAACAACCCAGAAACTATTGCTACAGCGATCCGAATCGGTAATCCAGCTAGCTGGGATTATGCAGTTGATGCAGCTAAATCATCAAACGGTAAAATTGATGAAGTAACAGATGATGAGATATTAGCAGCATATCGTCTGTTAGCACGTAGTGAAGGTATCTTTGCAGAGCCTGCATCTTGTGCCTCAATAGCAGGGGTAATAAAACAGCTAGAGAGTGGAGAAATGAATAAAGGAAGCAAAGTTGTGGCTGTTTTGACTGGTAATGGCTTGAAGGATCCAAATGTTGCTATTGATTCTACAGAAATTAAGCCTGTTGTGTTGCCAAATGATGAGAAAGTTGTATTTGACCATATTCAAGGAGCTGTTCATTCGTGA